In the Nitrosopumilus cobalaminigenes genome, AGGGGAATCAGTATCATCAAATCCTACATTAAGTATAGTTTCCTTTTCCATGACTTGTTTTAATTGATTAGACATTTTTAGTTGTTGTAACCTTCAGTTGATTTAAATTAATAACGTGCCATTCCAAGCTGAATTGATCATAGTAGATGAAGCAAGAATTTTCAAAGAAATTGAAGAAAAGAACCCTGCATCTGTTTCATTAAATGGTCCAGATGGCATGCTACCTCAAATTCAAGATATGGCAATTAAAATTTCGACAAAATATGACATTCCAGCATATGTTTTAGCAGATACTACATGGGGAACTTGTGATTTGAATACAACAGGTTCAAAAATTCTAGGTGCTGAAATTCAATTTAACATTGGACATACAATTAATACAGAAGCACTAGAAAAAAATTTAGTTTTAATTGATGCTTTTGATGATGTTGGATTTGATAGTGTTGCAGAACAATGTACAGATATCTTAAAAGGAAAACTAGTTTCACTTGTCACAGACAGTCAACATTTACACCAAATGGATAAAGTTGAAAAAATTTTAACAAAAAATGGAATTAAAGTAAAAATTGGAAAGGGAAAAGGACAACTAAATGACGGTCAAGTATTTGGTTGTGAATTTTACCCTGCAACAGAATTAAAAAAAGAAGTTGATGCTTATGTATTTTTAGGACAAAGTAATTTTCATGCAGCAGGAATTGCATTATCAACAAATTTGCCTACATTTGTTTTAGATCCTTATTTTAATGAAGTAAGAGAAGTGACAGAATTTGCGCGTTCACTCAAAAAGAAAGCATCTCTAGCAATATTCAAAGCAGCAGAAGCAAAATCATTTGGAATAATTATTGGATTGAAAGAAGGACAATTATCAAAAGTATTTGGATTAAAATTCAAAAAAGAATTAGAAAAAGAGGGAAAATCAGTTCAATTATTTGCACTTACAGACATTACAAATGAAAGATTAAACAATCTTAGAGGGATTGATGCATTTATTCAGGTTGCCTGCCCAAGAATTTCTACAGATAATCAATTTGACAAGCCAGTATTGTCTACTCCACAGGCTAATGCACTTCTAAAAG is a window encoding:
- the dph2 gene encoding diphthamide biosynthesis enzyme Dph2, whose protein sequence is MIIVDEARIFKEIEEKNPASVSLNGPDGMLPQIQDMAIKISTKYDIPAYVLADTTWGTCDLNTTGSKILGAEIQFNIGHTINTEALEKNLVLIDAFDDVGFDSVAEQCTDILKGKLVSLVTDSQHLHQMDKVEKILTKNGIKVKIGKGKGQLNDGQVFGCEFYPATELKKEVDAYVFLGQSNFHAAGIALSTNLPTFVLDPYFNEVREVTEFARSLKKKASLAIFKAAEAKSFGIIIGLKEGQLSKVFGLKFKKELEKEGKSVQLFALTDITNERLNNLRGIDAFIQVACPRISTDNQFDKPVLSTPQANALLKVLRKESIGEYLEIPHWL